The Apibacter raozihei DNA segment AATGAAGCTACCCGGATTGCTCGGGTTCATCAAAGCCAAAACAGCTCTGTTTTATTCAGGTCAGCGGACATTCAGCTGGTAAAAACCGTGCAAGGAAATTCTAAATCAAAAAAAACTCAGAAAGCCCCCAATTTATACTATGTATTTGACAAGGGCAACAACCATGGATATATCATTATAGCAGCTGATGATGTATGTACTCCTGTTATAGGTTATACTACTGAAGGTACATATAATGAAGAAGATCTTCCACCCAATTACATCGAGTGGATGGAAAAAGTTCAGCAAGGTATTGAAGAAGCTATTCTAAAAGAAAAAAAACCTACAGAAAAGGTGAAAAAACAATGGCAGTCCTACCTGAATTTTACCACAGCTGCATTTCGTTTGGAAAAAAGTGTCAGTCCCTTAATAAAAACAGCTTGGAGCCAAGCCCATCCTTTTTGGAATTCCATTCCTGTTAAAAATCAGTCCGGAAAACCAGCACTTACCGGATGTGTAGCTACTGCTATGGCTCAGATTATGAAATATCATAAATTTCCTTCAAAAGGAATTTTGGCAACTTCTAGTTATACAACGCGTACGTTGGAGATTAAAATTCCTTCAATAGATATTACCCAATATACTTATAATTGGGATAATATGCTTACCGGATATAACCCCGGATTAAGTAATGCTGCTCAGGAAAAAGCAGTAGCTGATCTAATGTACCATTGTGGTGCAGCATTGCATATGGATTACAATTATGGAGGTAGCAATGCATACGCTAATGATGTGGCTTGGGTTTTAAAAACTTATTTTGGATATGATCCTAAAATTCAGTATCTTAATAGACGAACAAAAACTGATGATGAGTGGATTTCTATTTTAAAAAGTAATTTAGATAATAATCTGCCGATATCTTATGCAGGATCCTCATCAAATTCAGGTCATGTTTTTATTTGTGACGGCTATGATGCGCAAGGACTTTTTCATTTCAATTGGGGATGGAATGGCTCCAGAAACGGTTACTATTCTATTGATGCTACTTTAGGTTTTACGATGGAGCAGAATATAGTACATAATATAAAACCCTTATTCGTATCAACTTATAACAAAGTAGATAAAGAAGGATTACGCAAAGTTTTGCGACAGGGAAGAAACCTCTCAGGATTGGGGCTTACTGCTTCGGATACTCTCAGCTGGGAAAAATCCGAAGAATGGGTAGCTAAAGTTAAAGGGGTAACCTGGAAAGATAGTGAGCAGGAAAAAAGAATATCCAGAATATATTGGTGGAGCCAATTTCCCAAATTAACCGGAACTATTGATATAACTCCATTCCCGGAAATTGAAGAAGTTATTTTTCCTTTTAATGCTGTAGAAGCTTTCAAAGCCTCTGATAATTCTAAACTTAAAAAGATTGATGCCGGATATAATAATATGACCGAAGTGACGGTAAACAACTGTACAGCAGTAAACACTTTACTGGTTCATTTTAACCGACTGGAAAAAATAAACGTAACTAACTGGAATTCCGTTACTACACTTTATGTTTATAATAATAAGTTCCGGTTCTCTACCTTACCTTTGAAATCGATTGCCAAGTATGCCTATGACGCACAGGCCAGAATTGAAGGTGGAACCATTTCCGCAGGTAAAACCATAGACCTGAGCTCAGAATACAGTGTTGAAAACACTCTTACCCAATATAAATGGTATAATGGAAGCACAGAAATTACTTTGGCATCTAACGGAAATGGAAAATTCGTTGCAGATCCTAAATACGTAAATACTACATTGACCTGTAAGATGACTAATTCTAAATTTCCAAGGTTTACTTTAGAATATACAGTCAAGATTGAAAAATCACAAGGAATCTATAATGAAAGCGATAAAGAAGGGTTAAGAAATATATTAAATCAGGGAAGTAATTATACTTCAGTAGGATTATCGGATGATGATCTGAAAAACTGGAACATATCTGAAGAATGGGTTTCCAAAGTAAGAGGGGTAACCTGGAAAGATAGTGAGCAGGGAAAAAGAATATCCAGAATATATTGGTGGAATCATCCTATAAAAATAACCGGAACTATTGATATAACTCCATTCCCGGAAATTGAAGAAGCTATTTTTCCTTTTAATTCCGTTACAGCTTTTAGAGCCTCTGATAATTCTAAACTTAAAATGATTGATGCCGGGTACAATAATATGACCGAAGTGACGGTAAACAACTGTGCAGCAGTAAACACTTTACTGGTTCATTTTAACCGACTGGAAAAAATAAACGTAACTAACTGGAATTCCGTTACTACACTTTATGTTTATAATAATAAGTTCCGGTTCTCTACCTTACCTTTGAAATCGATAGCCAAGTATTCCTATGAAGCACAGGCCAGAATTGAAGGTGGAACCATTTCCGCAGGTAAAACCATAGACCTGAGCTCAGAATACAGTGTTGACAACACTCTTACCCAATATAAATGGTATAACGGAAGTACAGAAATTTCTTTGGCATCTAACGGAAATGGAAAATTCATTGCAGATCCTAAATACGTAAATACTACATTGACCTGTAAGATGACTAATTCTAAATTTCCGAGGTTTACTTTAGAATATACTATTTACATTAATAATCCAACAACTCTGTATTCTTCAGATATTGTTTCTTCCGATATTTCAATTTATCCAAATCCGGTTATTGATATACTACACTTTGATACATTCAATGAAATTCAAAGTATAGAGATTTATAACTTTGACGGTAAATTAATTAAACAAGAGAAAAATATTAAAAATAACCGTATTGATGTACGATTATTATCTTCCGGTATTTATTTGCTTACTGTTAAAACAAATACCCAACAATCAACTCTACGTTTTATTAAAAAGTAAATTTTCTATGCATTTGAAAATTAACAGTTAATAATTTTTCTTTAGTATGATAAAAAAGTTCGATATAATATATCGAACTTTTTTTAACTCACTATATAGATTTGTATTTTAGAGCTCATTAATCATTTATCAATGCCGTGAAAAAGAAACAAAAATTCAAGAAAAATATAAACTCGCTATCGCTTAAACATTTATTTTTCATTATGTATGCTAATCTTAATTTTTTCTCAGATGTTGACTGCAAAAGTTAAACAAAGGTTGCTCTTGTGATGGATTTATAATTTAAATGATCCGTTATATTAAAAGCAACAGATTACTGATTATACTTATCTTATAAATATTTATTTGCTATTTGTCGGAATTTATTTTGAGATTGAGTTACTTTTTTTTCTTTTTTTTTGAATTTTTATCAAAATCTTCAAGTTCATATTCAGATATATTATAAATATCATCTTCAAGATACATGCCTTCTACATCATTAAGAGCTTTTGGAAAAAGTTCTAAAATAAGTAATGCTACCGGGAATTTTCCCTCAGCATTTGTAATATTATATTTTTTTGATTCTTTAAAACCAAATTTCTTATAATAATCTGGATCTCCACATAAAAGAATAGCTTTGTATCCTAGCTCTTTTGCTCTTTGAATAGTATGCAAAATTAGCTTGCTTCCTATACCTTTATTTTGATAGTCAGGCAAAACACTTACAGGCCCCAATACAACAATTTCATGTTTTTTATTTTTTTTTGTATCTATTATTTGGGATTAGACATAAGCTATGTTTCCAACTATTTTATCATCACTAACAGCTACATAATCCAGTTCTTTAATAAACTGAGGCCACATTCTTAATTTATGAATAATCAGGTGTTCACTACACCCTGGTGAATATACATTCCAAAATGCTTCTCTTGTAATTTCCTCAACAATACGATATTCTGCCTCTTCTTCTAACCTTAAAGTAATCTTCATATATAAACTATTTTTTGTTTAAAATTACTAATTACACGATAAAAATGCGTTATTGCAACTTACTTTTAATCAGCTTTTATAGTTCTGTTTCTATAAAGAAAGGTGTATTAGCGTAAATGGATATAAAATTTTTATTTGGAAACAATTTCCTAATTTTAGATAAACTATTTAATTTTTTTATCTTTATTGCTGGTAAAATTCCTAAAAAAACAGCAAGCAGGTTTTTGTTTTTTTCAACTGAGTTTATAAGCATCTAATGTATTTATAAACAAGTATCTTAATATTTATAAATTATATTTAATTTTATCTAAATGTAACTAAGAACCATTTATTTTACGAATAATTAAACACCAGCCTATATTTCAAATGAGAAAAAATCCCAAATTTTTGGACAGCTTATTGCTTAAATAATCTTATTTAAATGATGAACTGATATTATTTGTAAAATTGAGAAGCGGTTATAACATACCAAGCTTTTCCTCCCAACGAATTTACAGGTATAGGGAATCTTTTATATGATGATGGCAATTACAGGACTGAATATTACTAAAGGAAAAACAAAATTATTAAAAGTAATACAATGATACATAAAACCGGAAGCGAATTATTTGAAATAAAAGGTAAGAAACTTTATGCAGAATGGAGGTTTGTATATGAAAATCGTCCTGTACTTGTATTTTTACATGATAGTTTGGGCTGTGTAGAACTTTGGCGTAGATTTCCATTTGATTTGGCCCAAGCTGTATCATGCAATGTACTTATTTACGACCGGCTGGGCTATGGAAAATCAGAACCAATGCCTACACACCACAGGCCTGTAAAGTATCTTGAATATGAAGCCGATATCTTGAACCATGTGTTGAATTTTTTTAAAATTGATCAGGCAATTTTATTTGGTCACAGCGATGGAGGAAGCCTGGCTCTTATTACAGCAAGTATTTATGCTAAAAAAATTAGGGCCGTTATTGTTGAAGCGGCACATATATTTGTTGAAGATATTACACTTTCAGGCATTTACCTTATACAAGAAATATACAAAAACTCAAATCTTGCAGAGCGTTTACAAAAGTATCATGGAAACAAAGCAGAAATGGTTTTCAAATCGTGGACTGAAACTTGGATCCGTAATGATTTCAGAGATTGGAATATTAAACATCTACTACCTTCTGTAAGCTGTCCGCTCTTATTTATACAGGGCGAAAAAGATGAATACGGAACATTGACACAGGTTGATGAAACTGTTCGTAATGTAAATGGAAAGGCAGAAAAATATATTATTCCCAATGTAGGTCATACACCTCATAAAGAAATTCCTGAATTAGTTCTGAAAAAATCTACAACGTTTATTAATAGTTTATTTGATTTTTAACATAAATTCTAGCTATAATTATTAAAAACTGACTAATAAATTATAAACAATAAGTCCAATGACTAGTATGAATTTATGGACTTATTGTTTAACCTGTTTATTTAGAGAGTTTCAATATTTATTTTAATTTAGCGAGTAAAACGTTTAATAAAAATGTTCCTTGCCAGTTTGATGTTGTTGTTGTTTGATCTGTACCTACAAAGTCACTTCTACTAACAGAAACAGTTAATCTTGTTTTTCCATTTGTTCCGTCATTCGTTAATTTTATAAAAGATGCAACAAAAATATCAGGATATGACTGATCATTGCCTGTTGTTAAAATAGGATACAAGTTTTCTATATCCATAGTGTTTCCTTGATATTCGTAAACTATGATCATTCTACTTGATTTAGAATAAGCACCCTGATATTCAAAACTTGATGAGGATTTTGAAATAACAAACCAATCGGTGGTGTCGTAAGTTGTAATTGAATGATTAGAAAAATCGGCAATAAATCTTGAATGAGGTGGAATTTTTAATTGTGTTCCATAAATCTGAACATTATTTATTACCTGATTAGTAATATTCGCACCTAGAAAAGAAACGTCCCATCCGGAAGTAAGATTATTATTATTGACAATCTCAACATATGAACCAGGTTTTATAGTTATGCTTTTTGAAATTTCTCCATCAATTCGTAAGTTACTGTCATTAGTTACCAGATCAATTGAAAACCCTGAGATGTTTTTAATTTTATAAATTCTACCTGTGAAACTTGTGTTTCCGGTCTGTACTACCGGAAGTATTACTGTTGCTTCAGATGTACCATTATACGTTATATAGTAGTCTGTAGAAGTTAAATTATATGAACCTGAGATTTCTTTATAACCGGCTTGTAAAGATCCGTTTATAGATAAAGTACTGTTCGGAGTATCTGTATTAATTCCTACCTGACAAAAAGAAAATTGAAATAATACAACTAGTAATAATAAAAATGTTTTTTTCATAAATTAATTTTTCACAAATTTAGGTAGCTAACAGATTACACATTACTTGTATACATACCACAACCGTAAAATTTTTTATAAAATACTAAAATACAATTAATTAACTCATGTAACTAGTAGACATAATTTCAGAAATTATTCATGTTTTAGTGTAAATTTTGCTTATTTAAATAACCCTAAAAGTAGAGCGAAACTGAAACGTCTTTTGTATTATTGGAAAATTAAGCTATGATAATTTATTAGCTTTTAACTTTATTGTCCTGAAATAAAACTAAAATTTATTTATCATCCTTTTTTAGTTGCTCTATATAATAAGATGGAGTAACGCCATTTTCATTTTTAAATGCTAAAACAAAAACCTGGGGTGAGGAATAGCCACATTCTTCTGCCAGATATTTAATTTTATATTGTCTGTAGACAGTAGATTCAAAAAGTTTTTTAGTTATGTAATTAATTCTTAATCCGTTTATATATTTATTAAATGATTTAGATTTAGTTTCTTTGATAAGTTCTGATAAATATTTAGGATTTGTGTTTAATGAATGAGCCAATGTTGTCAACGAAATGTCTTTTTTTAAAAATTTTAAAGATTGCTCAAACCGATCAAGTTTTAAAATTATCTGATTTGCTGTTTCATCAGCAATTTTGGTTACAGACTTTCCAATAGGGTTTTGTTTACTAGCATTATTTTCAACTTTTATATCAATTGAATTCAAATTATTTTCCTGTAACTTAATGAGAAGTCTTTTATAATTTTCATGAGTTTTTTTCTGATTTTGTTTGAATTTTATATATATTAAGATAAATATAATAATTAAAATCACACTCAAAATGATAATAACTTGTTTATTCTTTTCAAAGTGTTCTTTTTGTTTATTTTGAATAATTTTGTCTATTGGTATTTGAATGTTTGTTTTTTCCAGCATATCTAAACTATCAGTGGTCTGGGCAAACAAATCCATATATTTTTTTGATTCTTTAATATTACCTGTTTCTAAATAGGATTTTGCCAGAATTTCATATATTCTTTTTCTTTGGTAAGAGTTTGTTGGCTGTTTTTTCTCTATTTCTAAACTTTTTTTAGCTAAGGCTGCAGCTTTTTCATATTTTTTTTCCAGATAATTAAGCTTACTTTCATTTAAAAGCATCTCAATTCTGTTAATAGCCAACATTGAAGGTCTGGAATTTTCATAAATATTTTTTGCTTTAGTAAAATATTTATAAGCCATAGCAGTATCACTCGGTTCTACCTTATATAAAAAAAAGTGCGCTAAAGCATTATATATGAATATTTTATTTCCAAACTTATTTAATAGGTCTTTATCCTTAATTAGTTCAACTTCATCTAAGGTTTTAAATAAATAATATCCGACTGAATCCGAATGTTTATTATTCTGATCCAAATATATACTTTTTTCGTAATACAAAAGAGCTAATGAAAAGTGAGAAAAATCTTTGTCTTTTATTTTATTAGCATATTTAACCGAACTTTTATATTGCTTTAAACCCTCATCATTAAACCCTAACTTCATATAAGACAATGATAAAAAGCGATAAAATTTACTTATCGAATAATTATTTTTAATATTTTTAAAATTAACATTTTGCTCAATATCCGAAGACAGATTAATGACTTTTTCATATTGTCCTTTTCTGTAATAAAAAATTATAATATAATTACCACTTTCTATAACCCCGTTATCGTAATGAATCTTTTTTGAATAATTATAAATACTTTTAAGTCTTATTATTGCCTGATCTGCTTTTATTGTATTTGAAAAATCCAGTTTACCGGTTTGATCAATTAGATTATCAATGGAGTCTTTATTTTTTTGTGTGTAAGAAAATTTTATTATAAATATAAAGAAGAAAATAAAGAAAAGAAATTTCATATTTATATATTTTCTTTTACGCAGTTTCCTTAGGAAAAATAGCTTCCTTTTTTAACCTTTCTATATAATAAGAAGGTGTTACTCCGTTTTCTTTTTTAAACGCTAAAATAAATACCTGGTGTGAAGCATATCCGCATTCTTCCGATAAATATTTTATTTTATATTGCCTGTATACAGGCTCTTCATATAATTTATGAGTAATATATTTAATTCGTAAACCATTGATATAATTATTAAAAGATTTAAACTTATTTTCTTTAATAATTTCCGATAAATATTTAGGGTTAGTGTTCAGAGAATGAGCCAGAGACGTTAGGGTAAGATCCTTTTTTAAAAATCCGTTGTACTGTTCAAACTTATCTAGTTTAGCCATGAGATGGTTTAATGTTTCATCAGATATTTTTGCTGTAGTTCGAATTATTGTATTTTCTTCGGGATTTTTA contains these protein-coding regions:
- a CDS encoding thiol protease/hemagglutinin PrtT → MKKKLLLFLLTVCSLPIFGKQITVNEATRIARVHQSQNSSVLFRSADIQLVKTVQGNSKSKKTQKAPNLYYVFDKGNNHGYIIIAADDVCTPVIGYTTEGTYNEEDLPPNYIEWMEKVQQGIEEAILKEKKPTEKVKKQWQSYLNFTTAAFRLEKSVSPLIKTAWSQAHPFWNSIPVKNQSGKPALTGCVATAMAQIMKYHKFPSKGILATSSYTTRTLEIKIPSIDITQYTYNWDNMLTGYNPGLSNAAQEKAVADLMYHCGAALHMDYNYGGSNAYANDVAWVLKTYFGYDPKIQYLNRRTKTDDEWISILKSNLDNNLPISYAGSSSNSGHVFICDGYDAQGLFHFNWGWNGSRNGYYSIDATLGFTMEQNIVHNIKPLFVSTYNKVDKEGLRKVLRQGRNLSGLGLTASDTLSWEKSEEWVAKVKGVTWKDSEQEKRISRIYWWSQFPKLTGTIDITPFPEIEEVIFPFNAVEAFKASDNSKLKKIDAGYNNMTEVTVNNCTAVNTLLVHFNRLEKINVTNWNSVTTLYVYNNKFRFSTLPLKSIAKYAYDAQARIEGGTISAGKTIDLSSEYSVENTLTQYKWYNGSTEITLASNGNGKFVADPKYVNTTLTCKMTNSKFPRFTLEYTVKIEKSQGIYNESDKEGLRNILNQGSNYTSVGLSDDDLKNWNISEEWVSKVRGVTWKDSEQGKRISRIYWWNHPIKITGTIDITPFPEIEEAIFPFNSVTAFRASDNSKLKMIDAGYNNMTEVTVNNCAAVNTLLVHFNRLEKINVTNWNSVTTLYVYNNKFRFSTLPLKSIAKYSYEAQARIEGGTISAGKTIDLSSEYSVDNTLTQYKWYNGSTEISLASNGNGKFIADPKYVNTTLTCKMTNSKFPRFTLEYTIYINNPTTLYSSDIVSSDISIYPNPVIDILHFDTFNEIQSIEIYNFDGKLIKQEKNIKNNRIDVRLLSSGIYLLTVKTNTQQSTLRFIKK
- a CDS encoding alpha/beta fold hydrolase; amino-acid sequence: MIHKTGSELFEIKGKKLYAEWRFVYENRPVLVFLHDSLGCVELWRRFPFDLAQAVSCNVLIYDRLGYGKSEPMPTHHRPVKYLEYEADILNHVLNFFKIDQAILFGHSDGGSLALITASIYAKKIRAVIVEAAHIFVEDITLSGIYLIQEIYKNSNLAERLQKYHGNKAEMVFKSWTETWIRNDFRDWNIKHLLPSVSCPLLFIQGEKDEYGTLTQVDETVRNVNGKAEKYIIPNVGHTPHKEIPELVLKKSTTFINSLFDF
- a CDS encoding helix-turn-helix transcriptional regulator; amino-acid sequence: MKFLFFIFFFIFIIKFSYTQKNKDSIDNLIDQTGKLDFSNTIKADQAIIRLKSIYNYSKKIHYDNGVIESGNYIIIFYYRKGQYEKVINLSSDIEQNVNFKNIKNNYSISKFYRFLSLSYMKLGFNDEGLKQYKSSVKYANKIKDKDFSHFSLALLYYEKSIYLDQNNKHSDSVGYYLFKTLDEVELIKDKDLLNKFGNKIFIYNALAHFFLYKVEPSDTAMAYKYFTKAKNIYENSRPSMLAINRIEMLLNESKLNYLEKKYEKAAALAKKSLEIEKKQPTNSYQRKRIYEILAKSYLETGNIKESKKYMDLFAQTTDSLDMLEKTNIQIPIDKIIQNKQKEHFEKNKQVIIILSVILIIIFILIYIKFKQNQKKTHENYKRLLIKLQENNLNSIDIKVENNASKQNPIGKSVTKIADETANQIILKLDRFEQSLKFLKKDISLTTLAHSLNTNPKYLSELIKETKSKSFNKYINGLRINYITKKLFESTVYRQYKIKYLAEECGYSSPQVFVLAFKNENGVTPSYYIEQLKKDDK
- a CDS encoding GNAT family N-acetyltransferase, encoding MIDTKKNKKHEIVVLGPVSVLPDYQNKGIGSKLILHTIQRAKELGYKAILLCGDPDYYKKFGFKESKKYNITNAEGKFPVALLILELFPKALNDVEGMYLEDDIYNISEYELEDFDKNSKKKKKK